From the Lathyrus oleraceus cultivar Zhongwan6 chromosome 3, CAAS_Psat_ZW6_1.0, whole genome shotgun sequence genome, the window GCCCACTGAGTTATCTCATATCTGCTTCCAGAAATTTGTTCCTTCCGTAAGCAGCATCATAGTTGCTATATCCTCTCCAGTTACAAGTGTAGCATTGGCATGAACAACTTGCAACTCATCAGAGAAACCAGGCATGAACATTTTTAGAAAACAAATAGCTGCAACAACCAGGACATCAAAGAGCAAAGCACCACTACAATGTAAACTCCTGAAGCTTAAAAACCTCTGGAGACCAATAACCAGTCCTCCAAAATATCCTTGTAAAATAGTAGTTCAAAACCACGCCCTTTTCCAAGGGTCCTATTTGTTGGAAGCTTACCGAGCCAGCTGCAAACAATTGAGTCATCCACATAATCTCACTCGCAGTGTATTTGGGTGGTGAAATGCTGTTAAATTCTTCCAAGTTTAGAGGCCACGACTTCATCAATCACAACTAGAGCTAATGTGGAGCAAGCTTATTTGAGACATCCAATGCATCCAGGGAAATCTCCTCTAGGATTTCGAGAAGTACCCCATACTCACTAGAGGTCCAGAGGATTTTCTTAAAGAAAAATCCAACTTCATCCAGGCTTTAGCTAATAGAATATCATGGCCAAGCTCATCCAGGATTCACAACAAGGACAACACGAGCTTCAGAATGGTTCCCCATCAAGATAATGCGCACCAAAATGGCTTGCAACAGAGGCGACATGGGCACCATAGCAGCTTAAGACGATGACTTTGACGGGACGAAGGGGGTTGCAGCAAGGACCGCACACACCGGAGAAGCTTGCATAGAGGATGGAATGTGCACCTGAGGTACTCGCAGCAATGATGGGTATGCAAGGAAGACTGCAACACAAAAAGAAATATTTGCTGTACTTCCATATCTGGTTCACCAACAAATCTTGTCTTAGAATGGGCCGACTAACGAGCATGTAAGTTGGTTCTGTTAGGTACAACCTCAAATCCATTACCGTTTAAATTTTGTTCATCCCTTTTCATCTCACCAAGTGCATGTAACTTGATTCCGTCTTCCACTAACGTTACACTACCACTTTCACTCTTCAAATCTTTTTATTAGAGCCAAGGAGAATGACCTCGAATCTAGATCTAGGATTACTTGGCACCAGTGTAACTAGTCCCTCACCACCTTCCATGCTCATGAATGCCCTTTGAACTTATGGAATCCTTGCCAACTGGATCTGTACACATAAAGTCCGGCAGGTTCAACCAGCCTACAAGTCCTCCATCTCCAGCGGTAACACTGGTTCTCTCTCAAGGATCCAATAGGTTGTACTAAATGATAGGAAGCCGAACTAAGATACCAAAAAATTGTGTTATTGATTGAAGAAAATTAACTATAACAGAAGATGGGTCCATGTAATCCTAGATGAAATGTTTCTCAGAGATACTCTCTGTACCCATAAGCCCGGCAGGTTCAACCAGCCCACAAGTCTTCCATCTCCAGTGGTAACACTGGTTCTCTCTCAAGGATCCGATAGGTTGTACCAAATGATAGGAAGCCAAACTAAGAGACTGGAAAATTTTATTATTGATTGAAGAAAATGAACTATTACAGAAGATGGGTCCATGTAATCGTAGAGGAAATGTTTCTCAGAGATACTCTTTGTACCCATAAAGTCCGTCAGGTTCAACCAGCCCACAAGTCCTCCATCTCCGGCAGTAACACTGGTTCTCTCTCAAGGATCCGATAGGTTGTACCAATAAAACCATAACCATAAAACAATCTATCTAATGGGAGTAATTTATAATATGCTTTACTAACAAAAGCGAACGTGTTGAAGTAAGAAGAAACAAAAGATTTTCCATGAAGAATCTGGACATGCTCAACATACTGAGGATTATACTTAATAAGAAAATGATAAATAGCCAACTAGAAAGCACACTTCTCATAAAAAACATAATTATCACAAGTTTAAACAAAGGGAATAGAAAACACAAGAAGAGTGTGCAGTACCTATAGTATTCTCTAATTGCTGCCATGGACATGTTCTGTAGTTTCTCATCTGACAAACCCTTTTCTGAAGAGGTATTCTGGGAGAATACTGTCTCTTGTACTTGGGCAGGAGGTGAATTGACACCAGGTCTATCAAGAAACCTATCTGCATTTCTCAAATCCTTATTATGGTAATCCATACTATGGTCTTGAGCACTTGATAGATCATAAGCAGTTGGACCAGCAGATCTATTTGGAATATATCTTGGTGTCAAGTCCTCCCTAGGGCTGTATGAAGCGCGCTCCGGTAAATTACTATAACTGTTAGGGCCAGCAAAATTTGAAACTGCTGGAGAACCTCTAATGGACATTCCTCTAGCAAGACCACCTTGGGGTCCTAGGGTTATTGACTCATCACCTGAAGATCTTTGAGGCAAGGGAATAGACAGTGTCTTAGCCTCATACGATGATTGCCTTTCATATCCACGAACGTCCTGAGAACCATACCCACGAACTTGAGTGGGCAATCCACCCATCTGAGCATTAGGAGGGGATAAAATAGATGAACCTCTTGAACCAAAATCCATAGGGGCCCTTCTTGCTGCACTAATACCCATACCACGACCCAGCCTACCAGCTTGGGATTGCCTCTCTTGGGAAGCATCTCGGTGCACCTCTTCAATCTTCTTTGGACCTTCAACTTTTCTCCTTTGTTGCCATCTATTCTTTCTCAAATCAATGGTATCCTTCAACATGAACCTCACCCTAGAAGATAAACTCATGTTGTTTGATAATAATTTAATCCTTTCAAAATATACATCCATATGTTCCTTGGCTTTGGGGTGATCAATCATCTCCCCAATAGTACTCATCAGtttgcataaagcttcaataTCTTCTTCGTCAGGATTCTGACACTGACCCAGTAGCTTTTTGATGCACTCGTGCATTATCCTCTCTGTCAGCATTCTCTTCTTATATAGCTCTCCAATTAATCTGATATTACCCAACATTCGTCTTCTAGCCTTGGATCGTTTTGCTTCTCTTTCCTCGTCAGACTGTTTCACCTCACCCTCATCAGCTTGATTAGCTTCTTCTTGCTCTCTTTCACCCCTCTCAAATTCTTCCTGGCACTTGTTTAACAATAATCTCTTAAATGTTATCTTTTCATTGTCTTGACTGAGATCAGGTAATGCAGCTGCCAGATGAAAACAGAAATTGGCATACATTTCACAGAAGGTAGGTTCCATCAAGGCCTTCTCAAAGATTTGTGAGATGACACCAGTGAGAGTGACTGCATTGTCAATATTAACTGCTTTTACCTGCTCAAAAAGTTTCTCAAAATTCTGTGGAGTTAACTTGTTCAATATACCCTTCAACTGTCTCTGCTTCGCCTGTTCCTCATCTGTTACTTTACCAACCTCATACTTCTTCTCAGCTttgtgcatcgtcaccaaagGAGATTGAGAAGGAGATGGAATTAAACCCCTCTGCGGGAAGCTAGCAGCACGCTGCCACCTTTCACCATCAGGGCTATTTCTTTGCATTCCTCCCTGATTTACCATGGATTGCATTGGCCCAGATAGAATCCCTCCATATTGTATAGTTGTCTGTGTGCGCGGATTCCTTAAAACACCAAAATTACCTCCTTGGCCTGGTCGGGATCCTGCACTACCTCCAACACCATCCAAGCGCATATCAGAATGAAAAGCACCAGAAGCTTTACTCCATTTATCGTCCTCAATAATGCCACTTCCGCGACGATCCATCCGAGACATGCCACCTGACCTATCTGTGTTTCTACCAGCAGAAGGATATGAATCGCGTTCATTAACATGAGAACCAATATTAGAACCCATCAAAGTTTCAGCTAAGTCTGCCGTGATTTCAAACCCTTCAGGAAGATCAGAGCATTGCTCTGCAAATTTTAGAAGGAAATCTCGAGAGTACTTTTTGTCAGTAACTGCACTACCATTGCTGTCCTGTTGAGTTTTATCTGATACTTCTAGCTTTGGTGCGGACATGTCTGCAGCATCCTCCCAGTCCTCAGATTCAGCCTTACTCTGCCCACATTGTTCATTTGCAACTACAGCTGGCTGAGCAGCATCGATAGGCAGCTGCTTCGAATTTCCAGAAGTAGAAACATTTGCAGTGCTCTCTGAACTTGCAACAGCTTCTTTCTTTTCCTCAGGTCCCTTATACGCATTATAAAGATCAGCTGTTGACCCAGACGCATCTGCTTTCTGAAGAATTTCTTTTCGTTTCTTTTTCCCCTTTGATGTACCTTTTACCTTACTTGGCTCTAAAACTGGTTTGTCCATAGTAACTGATGCTGCCAGAAGAGAGGCTGAGCCAGTGCCAGAATCCTCTGAACCATCTTTGCAATGTTTTAAATTTGTTTCAAGATGGCCAGAAGATTGATGATCTGATGTGCCAGAATTTGTAGAAGTGGCTTCATTACTAACTACACCTCCGTTTCTGCTTAAAGAGGCATCTTCAGTTTTATCACCAGCTAATTTGTTCTGCCTCAGCTGTTTACCCTCTCGGGATAATACATCTAGCGTATCACTCTTATGATTGTTCAAGCTATCCACAGCTTGAGTAACAGGTCCTTCAGCTGAAGCACAAGCAGACACCTGCGTAGAACCATTGGTCTTCTCTTCAACAGGAGAAGGCAAGCTCTCACTGGTAGCTGAATTTGTGCCAGAAGCTATTGCTAAAAGATCTTCATTGGCAGTTGCTGCAGAATAGGGTGTTTTAGTTCCTACAATTTCAGAAACTACacaatcagagatacaaccaTCACCAGCT encodes:
- the LOC127127887 gene encoding eukaryotic translation initiation factor 4G isoform X2 translates to MSFNQSKSDKSDTVNRRSGRSASFNQQRGSTGGSYVKSGTGGAVPSVSSSRSFNKKSNNHAQGGPSRVNPTPATSTVPNYASAVRATPNGSHVQQPQFHGGSDASVTNATAKPSESSAVQRSTGVVSKAPISQPPSVSSGSAAPTTPAKDASKAFPFQFGSLSPGVMNVMAIPARTNSAPPNFDEQKRDQAHHDSLRPVPSVPTPPGPKQLPAKKDTGAFDHKAGETHTGTVAKKDAQVSPLPPANLMQKPSVIPLAGISMPVPYHQSQAPVHFGAAKPQIQSHGMSTAPLQIPLPMPFPIVSAAQVQQQVFVPSLQPHPIHPQGIMHQVQNIGYSPQIGHQMPHHFGNMGMGINPQYSPQQGGKIAVPRKTTPVKITHPDTHEELRLDKRAAGGGSSGGRSHSGMLSQSQSVQSQITTNAQPPRVSRDVPNAIPSTLLGVSSVSIKPSGGSGIVNSSFANSNISGAQKGGSPSSSVTSSDVHSLVPPKGPEICSEISSQQSTAASAFAEKLTTDSLLPSSTAISENSVSAVSNIEGRNNESLSRSNSLKDNQKKLQKKGQLQHQVAVQSSAVANKPSLAGDGCISDCVVSEIVGTKTPYSAATANEDLLAIASGTNSATSESLPSPVEEKTNGSTQVSACASAEGPVTQAVDSLNNHKSDTLDVLSREGKQLRQNKLAGDKTEDASLSRNGGVVSNEATSTNSGTSDHQSSGHLETNLKHCKDGSEDSGTGSASLLAASVTMDKPVLEPSKVKGTSKGKKKRKEILQKADASGSTADLYNAYKGPEEKKEAVASSESTANVSTSGNSKQLPIDAAQPAVVANEQCGQSKAESEDWEDAADMSAPKLEVSDKTQQDSNGSAVTDKKYSRDFLLKFAEQCSDLPEGFEITADLAETLMGSNIGSHVNERDSYPSAGRNTDRSGGMSRMDRRGSGIIEDDKWSKASGAFHSDMRLDGVGGSAGSRPGQGGNFGVLRNPRTQTTIQYGGILSGPMQSMVNQGGMQRNSPDGERWQRAASFPQRGLIPSPSQSPLVTMHKAEKKYEVGKVTDEEQAKQRQLKGILNKLTPQNFEKLFEQVKAVNIDNAVTLTGVISQIFEKALMEPTFCEMYANFCFHLAAALPDLSQDNEKITFKRLLLNKCQEEFERGEREQEEANQADEGEVKQSDEEREAKRSKARRRMLGNIRLIGELYKKRMLTERIMHECIKKLLGQCQNPDEEDIEALCKLMSTIGEMIDHPKAKEHMDVYFERIKLLSNNMSLSSRVRFMLKDTIDLRKNRWQQRRKVEGPKKIEEVHRDASQERQSQAGRLGRGMGISAARRAPMDFGSRGSSILSPPNAQMGGLPTQVRGYGSQDVRGYERQSSYEAKTLSIPLPQRSSGDESITLGPQGGLARGMSIRGSPAVSNFAGPNSYSNLPERASYSPREDLTPRYIPNRSAGPTAYDLSSAQDHSMDYHNKDLRNADRFLDRPGVNSPPAQVQETVFSQNTSSEKGLSDEKLQNMSMAAIREYYSARDVNEVVLCVKDLNSPSFHPSMVSLWVTDSFERKDTHRDLLAKLLMDLVKSHGGTLSQAQLIEGFESVLSTLEDVVTDAPKAPEYLGCIFAKAITEHVASLKEIGRLIQDGGYESGSLLQIGLAADILGSTLEVIQTEKGDVFLNEIQTSSNLQLQTFLPPGPIKSRKLEKFI
- the LOC127127887 gene encoding eukaryotic translation initiation factor 4G isoform X1 — encoded protein: MSFNQSKSDKSDTVNRRSGRSASFNQQRGSTGGSYVKSGTGGAVPSVSSSRSFNKKSNNHAQGGPSRVNPTPATSTVPNYASAVRATPNGSHVQQPQFHGGSDASVTNATAKPSESSAVQRSTGVVSKAPISQPPSVSSGSAAPTTPAKVDASKAFPFQFGSLSPGVMNVMAIPARTNSAPPNFDEQKRDQAHHDSLRPVPSVPTPPGPKQLPAKKDTGAFDHKAGETHTGTVAKKDAQVSPLPPANLMQKPSVIPLAGISMPVPYHQSQAPVHFGAAKPQIQSHGMSTAPLQIPLPMPFPIVSAAQVQQQVFVPSLQPHPIHPQGIMHQVQNIGYSPQIGHQMPHHFGNMGMGINPQYSPQQGGKIAVPRKTTPVKITHPDTHEELRLDKRAAGGGSSGGRSHSGMLSQSQSVQSQITTNAQPPRVSRDVPNAIPSTLLGVSSVSIKPSGGSGIVNSSFANSNISGAQKGGSPSSSVTSSDVHSLVPPKGPEICSEISSQQSTAASAFAEKLTTDSLLPSSTAISENSVSAVSNIEGRNNESLSRSNSLKDNQKKLQKKGQLQHQVAVQSSAVANKPSLAGDGCISDCVVSEIVGTKTPYSAATANEDLLAIASGTNSATSESLPSPVEEKTNGSTQVSACASAEGPVTQAVDSLNNHKSDTLDVLSREGKQLRQNKLAGDKTEDASLSRNGGVVSNEATSTNSGTSDHQSSGHLETNLKHCKDGSEDSGTGSASLLAASVTMDKPVLEPSKVKGTSKGKKKRKEILQKADASGSTADLYNAYKGPEEKKEAVASSESTANVSTSGNSKQLPIDAAQPAVVANEQCGQSKAESEDWEDAADMSAPKLEVSDKTQQDSNGSAVTDKKYSRDFLLKFAEQCSDLPEGFEITADLAETLMGSNIGSHVNERDSYPSAGRNTDRSGGMSRMDRRGSGIIEDDKWSKASGAFHSDMRLDGVGGSAGSRPGQGGNFGVLRNPRTQTTIQYGGILSGPMQSMVNQGGMQRNSPDGERWQRAASFPQRGLIPSPSQSPLVTMHKAEKKYEVGKVTDEEQAKQRQLKGILNKLTPQNFEKLFEQVKAVNIDNAVTLTGVISQIFEKALMEPTFCEMYANFCFHLAAALPDLSQDNEKITFKRLLLNKCQEEFERGEREQEEANQADEGEVKQSDEEREAKRSKARRRMLGNIRLIGELYKKRMLTERIMHECIKKLLGQCQNPDEEDIEALCKLMSTIGEMIDHPKAKEHMDVYFERIKLLSNNMSLSSRVRFMLKDTIDLRKNRWQQRRKVEGPKKIEEVHRDASQERQSQAGRLGRGMGISAARRAPMDFGSRGSSILSPPNAQMGGLPTQVRGYGSQDVRGYERQSSYEAKTLSIPLPQRSSGDESITLGPQGGLARGMSIRGSPAVSNFAGPNSYSNLPERASYSPREDLTPRYIPNRSAGPTAYDLSSAQDHSMDYHNKDLRNADRFLDRPGVNSPPAQVQETVFSQNTSSEKGLSDEKLQNMSMAAIREYYSARDVNEVVLCVKDLNSPSFHPSMVSLWVTDSFERKDTHRDLLAKLLMDLVKSHGGTLSQAQLIEGFESVLSTLEDVVTDAPKAPEYLGCIFAKAITEHVASLKEIGRLIQDGGYESGSLLQIGLAADILGSTLEVIQTEKGDVFLNEIQTSSNLQLQTFLPPGPIKSRKLEKFI